From a region of the Mucilaginibacter auburnensis genome:
- a CDS encoding ribonucleoside-diphosphate reductase subunit alpha, whose protein sequence is MFVVKRDGKKEPVKFDKITARIEKLCYGLNASLVDPIDVAKKVIEGLFDGVTTSELDNLAAETAASLTTKHPDYALLASRIAVSNLHKNTIKSFSETMKSLYEYVDPKTGKNAALLADDVYEIIQKNAEELDSSIIYDRDFGFDYFGFKTLEKSYLLKLDGKIAERPQHLFMRVSVGIHKEDIESAIKTYNLMSERWFTHATPTLFNSGTPKPQMSSCFLLTMKDDSIEGIYDTLKQTAKISQSAGGIGLSIHNVRATGSYISGTNGTSNGIIPMLRVFNDTARYVDQGGGKRKGAFAIYLEPWHADIFEFLDLRKNHGKEEMRARDLFYALWVSDLFMQRVEANEDWSLFCPHEAPGLADCHGKEFEELYTRYESEGRARKTVKAQELWFAVLDAQVETGTPYLLYKDAANAKSNQQNLGTIKSSNLCTEILEYTSADEIAVCNLASLALPRYVRDGKFDHEKLYEVTYQAAVNLNKIIDNNYYPVEEARTSNLRHRPIGLGVQGLADAFILLRMPFESEEAKQLNKEIFETIYFAAMTASKDLAIKDGPYETFKGSPLSKGQFQFDLWNVKPESGRWDWENLRLDVMNHGVRNSLLVAPMPTASTSQILGNNECFEPYTSNIYTRRVLSGEFIIVNKHLLRDLVNRGLWDNTMKNKIITANGSVQDIAEIPQDLKDLYKTVWEIKMRNIIDMAADRGAYICQSQSLNLFINSPNASKLTSMHFYAWKKGLKTGMYYLRTQAASQAVKFTVENQGGKNMDPVIPSVVQQVEDEIPAGPTCSMEEGCVTCSA, encoded by the coding sequence TATGCTATGGCTTAAACGCTTCGCTTGTTGACCCAATAGATGTAGCAAAAAAAGTAATTGAAGGTTTGTTTGACGGGGTAACCACGTCTGAACTGGATAACCTTGCAGCAGAGACAGCAGCATCGCTTACTACAAAACACCCGGATTATGCTTTATTGGCATCGCGCATTGCGGTATCAAACCTGCATAAAAATACCATTAAGTCGTTCTCCGAAACCATGAAATCGCTTTATGAGTATGTTGATCCCAAAACAGGCAAAAATGCCGCTTTGTTAGCTGACGATGTGTACGAGATCATTCAGAAAAATGCCGAAGAACTGGATAGCAGCATTATTTACGACCGCGATTTTGGCTTTGATTACTTCGGGTTTAAAACGCTTGAAAAATCATACCTTTTAAAACTTGATGGTAAAATAGCCGAGCGCCCGCAACACCTGTTCATGCGTGTATCAGTAGGTATACACAAAGAGGATATTGAAAGCGCTATTAAAACGTATAACCTGATGAGCGAGCGTTGGTTTACACATGCCACCCCAACCTTATTTAATTCAGGTACACCAAAACCACAAATGTCATCGTGCTTTTTGCTAACCATGAAAGATGATAGCATTGAAGGTATTTATGATACGTTAAAGCAAACCGCTAAAATCTCGCAAAGCGCAGGCGGTATTGGTTTAAGCATACACAATGTACGTGCAACAGGTTCATACATCAGCGGTACTAACGGTACCAGCAACGGTATAATACCAATGTTACGCGTGTTTAATGACACTGCCCGCTATGTAGATCAGGGTGGTGGCAAACGTAAAGGTGCTTTTGCTATTTACCTGGAGCCTTGGCATGCAGATATATTTGAATTTTTAGATCTGCGTAAAAATCACGGTAAAGAAGAAATGCGCGCCCGCGATTTATTCTACGCACTTTGGGTGAGCGATTTGTTTATGCAACGTGTTGAAGCTAATGAGGACTGGAGCTTATTCTGTCCGCACGAAGCGCCGGGCCTTGCTGATTGCCATGGTAAAGAGTTTGAAGAATTATACACAAGATACGAAAGCGAAGGCCGCGCGCGTAAAACAGTAAAAGCACAGGAACTTTGGTTTGCCGTGTTAGACGCCCAGGTAGAAACAGGCACGCCTTATTTGTTATACAAAGACGCTGCTAACGCTAAGTCAAACCAACAAAACTTAGGTACTATAAAAAGCTCAAACCTGTGTACCGAGATATTAGAGTACACTTCTGCTGACGAAATAGCGGTTTGTAACCTGGCTTCGCTGGCATTGCCACGTTATGTGCGCGATGGTAAGTTTGACCACGAGAAACTTTACGAAGTAACTTACCAGGCCGCTGTTAACCTTAATAAGATAATTGATAACAACTACTATCCTGTTGAAGAGGCGCGCACTTCCAACCTGCGTCACCGTCCAATTGGATTAGGTGTACAAGGTTTGGCTGATGCATTCATTCTGCTGCGTATGCCGTTTGAAAGCGAAGAAGCTAAACAACTGAATAAAGAGATCTTTGAAACCATTTATTTTGCTGCCATGACGGCTTCAAAAGACCTAGCTATTAAAGATGGTCCTTACGAAACGTTTAAAGGCTCTCCATTATCAAAAGGCCAGTTTCAGTTTGACCTTTGGAATGTTAAGCCCGAAAGCGGCCGTTGGGATTGGGAAAACCTGCGCTTAGATGTTATGAACCATGGTGTACGTAACTCTTTATTGGTAGCGCCAATGCCTACCGCGTCAACATCGCAAATATTGGGTAATAACGAGTGTTTCGAACCATACACATCAAACATTTATACCCGCAGGGTCTTAAGCGGTGAGTTCATCATTGTTAACAAACACCTGCTGCGCGATTTAGTTAACCGTGGCCTTTGGGACAATACCATGAAGAACAAGATCATTACTGCAAATGGTTCTGTTCAGGATATAGCTGAAATTCCTCAGGATTTAAAAGACCTGTACAAAACTGTATGGGAGATCAAGATGCGTAACATTATTGACATGGCTGCAGACCGTGGCGCTTACATTTGCCAGTCGCAATCACTTAACCTGTTCATTAACTCGCCAAACGCGTCAAAACTTACTTCAATGCACTTCTATGCATGGAAGAAAGGCCTTAAAACAGGTATGTACTACCTGCGTACTCAGGCGGCATCGCAAGCGGTTAAATTTACTGTTGAGAACCAGGGTGGCAAAAACATGGATCCGGTTATACCATCTGTGGTACAACAAGTGGAAGATGAAATACCTGCAGGCCCAACCTGTTCTATGGAAGAAGGCTGCGTAACCTGTTCTGCATAA
- a CDS encoding cysteine-rich CWC family protein — protein sequence MIKHEIIACERCGKRMECKANSYTKCDCNNVQLTLNEVQYISENYDGCMCADCLRALQIEYRETLGIA from the coding sequence ATGATCAAACACGAAATAATTGCCTGCGAACGCTGCGGAAAACGTATGGAATGCAAGGCTAATTCTTACACCAAGTGCGATTGCAACAATGTGCAGCTAACACTCAACGAAGTGCAATACATTAGCGAGAATTATGATGGCTGCATGTGTGCTGATTGTTTGCGGGCTTTGCAGATTGAGTATAGAGAGACTTTGGGGATAGCTTGA
- a CDS encoding PAS domain S-box protein, with the protein MALERSEGRLRYMIDDAPVAIAVLTGRSMTIEAANQYMLRIWGKPATVVGLNLIDALPELREQVFMSLLENVFDTGESFTGNEARVFLEYEGNLAERFVNFVYKAMVNESGDVYSIMVVANDVTEQVLARKSVEAARHRLEAMVTTTPIAMTILKGRDLIIEQANAAMYQIWQRNSTQTMGKKLIDVFPELIGQPFPDLLANVFETGEKVAFPEMPVNIAFPDGSSKDIFVNFSYDPLFDLDGKVEAILASVSDITEQVEARLKLEKSEQDLQIATEELAAANEELTAINEEMMASNEELASTNEELISTQDHLHNTIEQLNESKERFSFLLNSIPQQIWTAKPDGALDYVNDVVCDDFGYDKDEVVGHGWQKFIHPDDLPKALDKWMHALENGNEYLIEFRLLFADGIYRWHLGRALPLIENGEIQLWLGSNTNIDLQKTNEQKKDEFLSIASHELKTPLTSIKAFNQMLKRGAMPDTLKGFVQKSADNIQRLEKLIADLLDVTKMNSGKLEYDMQPFSFNKLLVESAENTRYLSSSHEVVLKNAADVQILGDNVRLEQVLNNFLSNAVKYSPKGKQIIIDSWIEGQQVIVSVQDFGIGIAPSHIDKLFDRYYRVDNTAMRFEGLGLGLFISSEILKRHGGKVWIESEQDKGSTFYFSLPLAPEQVEHRVKGIPVNVPSAETDLA; encoded by the coding sequence ATAGCGCTTGAACGAAGCGAGGGCCGTTTGCGCTATATGATTGATGATGCGCCTGTCGCAATTGCCGTACTTACCGGCAGAAGTATGACGATAGAAGCCGCCAACCAATATATGCTGCGCATATGGGGCAAACCTGCTACAGTGGTTGGGCTAAATCTTATAGACGCGTTGCCTGAGCTTAGAGAACAGGTTTTTATGTCATTACTGGAAAACGTTTTTGACACCGGAGAATCATTTACCGGTAATGAAGCGCGGGTGTTTTTAGAATATGAAGGCAATTTAGCAGAACGTTTTGTAAACTTTGTATACAAAGCCATGGTGAATGAATCGGGTGATGTTTACAGCATTATGGTGGTTGCCAACGATGTTACCGAACAAGTATTGGCGCGAAAATCTGTTGAAGCCGCCAGGCACCGTTTGGAAGCCATGGTAACAACTACCCCTATTGCCATGACCATTTTGAAAGGCCGCGATTTGATCATTGAACAGGCTAACGCAGCTATGTATCAGATATGGCAGCGTAATTCAACTCAAACAATGGGTAAAAAACTTATAGATGTTTTCCCGGAGTTAATTGGACAACCTTTCCCTGACCTGTTGGCGAATGTTTTTGAAACGGGAGAGAAAGTAGCTTTTCCTGAAATGCCAGTTAACATTGCTTTTCCTGATGGAAGTTCTAAAGACATTTTTGTTAACTTCTCGTACGACCCATTATTTGACCTGGATGGCAAGGTTGAGGCTATATTGGCTTCGGTAAGTGATATAACTGAACAGGTAGAAGCCCGGCTTAAACTGGAAAAGAGCGAACAGGACCTTCAGATAGCTACGGAAGAATTGGCAGCAGCCAATGAGGAACTTACCGCCATTAATGAAGAAATGATGGCATCTAACGAAGAATTGGCCTCTACTAATGAGGAGTTGATAAGCACACAAGACCATCTGCATAACACCATTGAACAGTTGAATGAAAGTAAAGAGCGATTCAGTTTTTTACTGAATTCCATTCCGCAACAAATATGGACAGCGAAGCCTGATGGCGCCCTTGACTACGTAAACGACGTGGTTTGTGATGACTTTGGATATGATAAAGATGAGGTAGTTGGGCATGGCTGGCAAAAATTCATTCATCCGGATGATCTTCCAAAAGCGCTTGATAAATGGATGCATGCTTTAGAAAATGGTAATGAATATCTGATCGAATTCAGGTTACTGTTTGCTGACGGGATTTACCGCTGGCACCTTGGCAGAGCATTACCTTTAATTGAGAATGGGGAGATACAGTTATGGTTGGGCTCAAATACCAACATAGACCTGCAAAAAACTAATGAACAAAAAAAGGATGAGTTTTTATCAATTGCAAGTCATGAGTTAAAAACACCGCTTACCAGCATAAAAGCGTTTAATCAAATGTTGAAACGCGGGGCAATGCCGGATACTTTGAAAGGTTTTGTACAAAAATCTGCCGACAATATACAACGTTTGGAAAAACTCATAGCCGATCTGCTTGATGTAACCAAAATGAACAGTGGTAAACTGGAGTATGATATGCAGCCTTTCAGCTTTAACAAGCTATTGGTAGAAAGCGCTGAGAATACGCGTTATTTATCTTCATCGCATGAGGTTGTTTTGAAAAATGCTGCCGACGTTCAAATTCTTGGCGACAACGTACGTTTGGAACAAGTGTTGAATAACTTTTTAAGTAACGCGGTTAAATATTCGCCAAAAGGCAAACAGATAATTATTGACAGTTGGATAGAAGGCCAGCAGGTAATTGTTTCTGTACAGGATTTTGGCATAGGCATCGCTCCATCGCACATTGATAAGTTGTTTGACCGCTACTACCGCGTTGACAATACTGCTATGCGTTTTGAAGGGCTTGGCCTTGGTTTGTTCATCTCATCAGAGATTTTAAAACGGCATGGTGGCAAGGTTTGGATAGAAAGCGAGCAGGACAAAGGCTCAACCTTTTATTTTAGTTTACCATTAGCTCCCGAACAGGTTGAACACCGCGTAAAAGGCATACCCGTAAATGTGCCTTCAGCTGAAACCGATCTGGCGTAA
- a CDS encoding PAS domain-containing protein: MNKTKLLSCEELLDIFSTSHIATAIYTTDDLVIEAATQAMLSFWGRSRDIVGLPLEVAVPELKGQPFAQQMKSALATGITFSAKGVAAQLMHNGKLNTFYYDYEYRPVKNADGDIICLLHHATDVTERVLGEMALANEEQQRQILERELALNEELSAANEELAAINEELHQTQTELNTLNDELEERIQVVP, from the coding sequence ATGAATAAAACCAAACTGCTTAGCTGCGAAGAGTTGCTTGATATTTTTTCCACCTCGCACATTGCCACAGCCATATATACTACTGATGATCTTGTTATAGAAGCCGCCACACAAGCTATGCTTTCTTTTTGGGGCCGAAGCCGTGATATTGTAGGCTTACCTCTTGAAGTTGCAGTACCTGAGTTGAAAGGACAACCTTTTGCTCAGCAAATGAAAAGCGCTTTAGCAACAGGTATAACTTTTAGCGCCAAAGGCGTAGCAGCGCAACTAATGCATAATGGTAAACTAAACACATTTTACTATGACTATGAATATCGCCCGGTAAAAAATGCAGACGGCGATATTATTTGTTTACTGCACCATGCTACTGATGTTACCGAGCGGGTTTTAGGCGAGATGGCATTAGCCAACGAGGAGCAGCAAAGACAAATTTTAGAAAGAGAGCTGGCACTTAACGAAGAATTGTCTGCAGCTAACGAAGAGTTAGCCGCTATAAATGAAGAACTCCATCAAACCCAAACGGAGCTAAATACACTTAACGACGAACTGGAAGAACGCATACAAGTCGTACCATAG
- the dnaA gene encoding chromosomal replication initiator protein DnaA: MEKTCTNVWNSCLQIIKDNIPAQSFKTWFEPIKALRMEGSVLTIQVPSLFFYEWLEEHYVGLLRKTIKKQLGEEGRLEYNIVVEQSSASKPYTTNMPSNGNGAEAKKQSMPIPISINKDIKNPFVIPGLKKLNVDPQLNRNYTFENFVEGDCNRLARSAGYAVAAKPGGTSFNPLMIYGGVGLGKTHLAQAIGNEIKRTLPDKLVLYVSCEKFTQQFVDALKHNNINDFVNFYQAIDVLIMDDVHNFAGKEKTQDFFFHIFNHLHQSGKQLIITSDKAPKDLAGLEERLLSRFKWGLSADLQIPDLETRMAILKNKTYQDGIDLGDDVIEYVAHNIDNNVRELEGAMVSLLAQSTLNRKEIDLNLAKQMLKNFVKNSSKEISMEYIQSLVCEYFEVPVEMVKSQTRKREIVQARQISMYLAKAHTKSSLKSIGNFFGGRDHSTVIYACQTVEDLIDTDKKFKGYVADIQKKLKMS; this comes from the coding sequence ATGGAAAAAACTTGTACTAACGTCTGGAATAGTTGCCTTCAAATCATAAAAGATAACATACCGGCGCAAAGCTTTAAAACCTGGTTCGAACCAATTAAAGCTTTACGCATGGAAGGCAGTGTTCTTACAATACAAGTTCCGAGCCTGTTCTTTTATGAGTGGTTAGAAGAGCACTATGTTGGCCTACTTCGCAAAACAATTAAAAAACAATTAGGCGAAGAAGGACGTTTGGAATACAACATTGTTGTTGAACAATCATCGGCGAGTAAACCGTATACCACCAATATGCCATCAAACGGTAACGGTGCCGAAGCAAAAAAACAGTCTATGCCCATCCCCATTTCAATTAATAAGGATATAAAAAACCCATTTGTTATACCGGGGCTTAAAAAGCTGAACGTTGATCCGCAACTTAACCGTAATTATACGTTTGAGAATTTTGTGGAAGGCGATTGCAACCGTTTGGCCCGCTCTGCAGGTTATGCTGTAGCTGCTAAACCCGGTGGCACATCATTTAACCCGTTAATGATATATGGTGGCGTTGGCTTGGGTAAAACCCACCTGGCGCAAGCTATCGGCAACGAAATAAAACGCACCCTGCCTGATAAGCTGGTACTATATGTATCATGCGAGAAATTTACCCAGCAGTTTGTTGATGCCCTAAAGCACAATAACATTAACGATTTTGTGAACTTTTATCAGGCTATTGATGTACTCATTATGGATGATGTTCACAACTTTGCCGGAAAAGAAAAAACACAGGATTTCTTCTTTCACATATTCAACCACTTGCATCAATCGGGTAAGCAATTGATCATCACATCTGATAAAGCGCCTAAAGATCTGGCGGGTTTAGAAGAGCGTTTATTGTCAAGATTCAAGTGGGGCCTGTCTGCAGATCTGCAGATACCTGATCTGGAAACCCGCATGGCTATTCTTAAAAACAAAACCTATCAGGACGGTATTGACCTGGGTGATGATGTAATAGAATACGTTGCCCATAACATTGACAACAACGTGCGTGAGCTCGAAGGCGCAATGGTTTCATTACTGGCCCAATCAACGCTTAACCGTAAGGAGATAGATCTGAACCTGGCTAAGCAAATGCTGAAAAACTTTGTAAAAAATTCATCAAAAGAAATTTCGATGGAGTACATACAAAGCCTGGTTTGCGAGTACTTTGAAGTGCCGGTTGAGATGGTAAAATCACAGACACGTAAGCGCGAAATTGTACAGGCAAGGCAAATTTCTATGTACCTGGCTAAAGCTCATACTAAAAGTTCGCTTAAATCAATAGGTAACTTCTTTGGTGGCCGCGATCACTCTACAGTAATTTATGCCTGCCAAACTGTTGAAGACCTGATAGATACTGACAAGAAATTTAAAGGATACGTAGCCGACATTCAGAAAAAGCTCAAGATGAGCTAA